The following proteins are encoded in a genomic region of Shinella zoogloeoides:
- the rho gene encoding transcription termination factor Rho, with the protein MAEMKLQDLKNKTPTDLLAFAESLEVENASTMRKQELMFAILKMLASQDVEIIGEGVVEVLQDGFGFLRSANANYLPGPDDIYISPSQIRRFSLKTGDTVEGPIRGPKEGERYFALLKVNTINFDDPEKIRHKVHFDNLTPLYPNERFKMELEIPTSKDLSPRVIDLVAPLGKGQRALIVAPPRTGKTVLLQNIAHSITANHPECYLIVLLIDERPEEVTDMQRSVKGEVVSSTFDEPATRHVQVAEMVIEKAKRLVEHGRDVVILLDSITRLGRAYNTVVPSSGKVLTGGVDANALQRPKRFFGAARNIEEGGSLTIIATALIDTGSRMDEVIFEEFKGTGNSEIVLDRKVADKRIFPAMDILKSGTRKEDLLVPRQDLQKIFVLRRILAPMGTTDAIEFLIDKLKQTKNNGDFFDSMNT; encoded by the coding sequence ATGGCCGAAATGAAGCTACAAGACCTCAAGAACAAGACTCCGACCGACCTCCTCGCCTTTGCCGAATCACTCGAGGTCGAGAACGCGAGCACGATGCGCAAGCAGGAGCTCATGTTTGCCATCCTCAAGATGCTGGCCTCGCAGGACGTCGAGATCATCGGCGAAGGCGTCGTGGAAGTGCTGCAGGACGGCTTCGGCTTCCTGCGCTCGGCGAACGCCAACTACCTGCCCGGCCCGGACGATATCTACATCTCGCCCTCGCAGATCCGCCGCTTCTCGCTGAAGACCGGCGATACCGTCGAAGGCCCGATCCGCGGCCCCAAGGAAGGCGAGCGCTACTTCGCCCTCCTCAAGGTCAACACGATCAATTTCGACGATCCGGAAAAGATCCGCCACAAGGTCCATTTCGACAACCTGACGCCGCTCTATCCCAACGAGCGCTTCAAGATGGAACTCGAAATCCCGACCTCGAAGGACCTTTCGCCCCGCGTCATCGACCTGGTGGCGCCGCTCGGCAAGGGCCAGCGCGCCCTGATCGTTGCACCGCCGCGCACGGGTAAGACGGTTCTCCTGCAGAACATCGCCCATTCGATCACCGCGAACCATCCGGAATGTTATCTCATCGTCCTGCTGATCGACGAGCGTCCGGAAGAAGTGACGGACATGCAGCGGTCGGTGAAGGGCGAAGTGGTTTCCTCGACCTTCGACGAGCCGGCGACGCGCCACGTCCAGGTCGCCGAAATGGTCATCGAGAAGGCCAAGCGCCTCGTCGAGCATGGCCGCGACGTGGTCATCCTGCTCGATTCCATCACCCGCCTCGGCCGCGCCTACAACACGGTCGTTCCGTCTTCGGGCAAGGTCCTGACCGGCGGTGTCGACGCCAACGCGCTGCAGCGCCCGAAGCGCTTCTTCGGCGCCGCCCGCAACATCGAGGAAGGCGGATCGCTGACGATCATCGCGACCGCGCTCATCGATACCGGCAGCCGCATGGACGAAGTGATCTTCGAAGAGTTCAAGGGCACCGGCAACTCGGAAATCGTGCTCGACCGCAAGGTCGCCGACAAGCGCATCTTCCCGGCGATGGACATCCTCAAGTCCGGCACGCGCAAGGAGGATCTCCTCGTGCCGCGCCAGGACCTGCAGAAGATCTTCGTCCTGCGCCGTATCCTCGCCCCGATGGGAACAACCGATGCGATCGAGTTCCTGATCGACAAGCTGAAGCAGACCAAGAACAACGGCGATTTCTTCGACTCGATGAACACCTGA
- the hemJ gene encoding protoporphyrinogen oxidase HemJ → MSERQTSESAGRRARLRAAVALAVFALVALLLILHPPEDLYLWIKALHIVAVMSWMAGLLYLPRLFVYHTDAPVGSAQSETFKVMEGRLYRTIMQPAMGLSWLLGLYLAWSVYGFQGGWLHAKLAFVVLLTGVHEYYGRAVKAFAEDRNVKTGRQWRIWNEAPALLMVLIVIMVVVKPF, encoded by the coding sequence ATGAGCGAGCGGCAGACCAGCGAGAGCGCCGGACGCCGCGCCCGTTTGCGGGCCGCGGTGGCACTCGCCGTCTTTGCGCTGGTGGCGCTCCTCCTCATCCTCCATCCGCCGGAAGATCTCTATCTCTGGATCAAGGCGCTGCACATCGTCGCCGTGATGTCCTGGATGGCGGGGCTGCTTTATCTGCCGCGGCTCTTCGTCTATCACACCGATGCGCCGGTGGGTTCCGCCCAGTCGGAGACCTTCAAGGTGATGGAAGGAAGGCTCTACCGGACGATCATGCAGCCGGCCATGGGCCTTTCCTGGCTGCTCGGCCTCTACCTTGCCTGGTCAGTCTACGGTTTCCAGGGCGGCTGGCTGCATGCCAAGCTCGCCTTCGTCGTCCTTCTCACCGGCGTGCACGAGTATTACGGCCGCGCGGTGAAGGCTTTCGCGGAGGACCGCAACGTGAAAACCGGGCGGCAATGGCGCATCTGGAACGAGGCGCCGGCCCTCCTGATGGTCCTCATCGTCATCATGGTCGTGGTCAAGCCGTTCTGA
- the hemE gene encoding uroporphyrinogen decarboxylase has protein sequence MSAKSRKIVEVLNGKTVSPPPLWLMRQAGRYLPEYRATRAEAGSFLDLCYSPELATEVTLQPIRRYAFDAAILFSDILVIPDALKRNVRFEEGHGPRMDPIDADAIFALKEDGVQDHLRPVLEAVGRIRQALPGETALLGFCGAPWTVATYMIAGHGTPDQAPARLFAYREPEAFARLLDLLADLSADYLVAQIDAGADAVQIFDSWAGVLGEKEFADYAVRPMRRIVDAVRSRRPQAKIIAFAKGAGLQLKTYRQETRADAIGLDWSVPLSFAAELQKDGPVQGNLDPMRVVAGGSALDEGVDAILQALGNGPLIFNLGHGITPQADPENVTRLVARVRGEAQ, from the coding sequence GTGTCTGCGAAAAGCCGGAAGATCGTCGAAGTCCTGAACGGGAAGACGGTTTCCCCCCCTCCCCTCTGGCTGATGCGTCAGGCAGGTCGTTACCTGCCGGAATACCGGGCAACGCGCGCGGAGGCGGGAAGTTTCCTCGATCTCTGTTATTCGCCGGAGCTGGCGACGGAAGTCACGCTCCAGCCGATCCGCCGCTATGCCTTCGACGCGGCAATCCTGTTTTCCGACATCCTCGTCATCCCCGATGCCCTGAAGCGCAATGTCCGCTTCGAGGAAGGCCATGGGCCGCGCATGGACCCGATCGACGCCGATGCCATCTTCGCTCTGAAGGAGGATGGCGTTCAGGATCACCTCAGACCCGTCCTGGAAGCGGTTGGCCGCATCCGGCAGGCCCTCCCCGGGGAAACGGCCCTGCTCGGCTTCTGTGGAGCGCCCTGGACGGTTGCGACCTACATGATCGCCGGCCATGGCACGCCCGACCAGGCGCCAGCCCGGCTTTTCGCCTACCGGGAGCCGGAGGCCTTCGCCCGTCTCCTTGACCTCCTGGCCGATCTTTCGGCCGATTATCTCGTGGCGCAGATCGATGCGGGCGCGGATGCGGTGCAGATCTTCGATTCCTGGGCGGGCGTGCTCGGCGAGAAGGAATTTGCCGACTATGCCGTCCGTCCGATGCGGCGCATCGTCGACGCGGTGAGGTCGCGCAGGCCCCAGGCGAAGATCATCGCCTTCGCCAAGGGGGCCGGCCTTCAGCTCAAGACCTACCGGCAGGAGACGCGGGCGGATGCGATCGGCCTCGACTGGTCGGTGCCGCTGTCCTTCGCGGCCGAACTGCAGAAGGACGGGCCGGTGCAGGGCAATCTCGATCCGATGCGCGTGGTCGCCGGCGGCTCTGCGCTCGACGAAGGGGTCGACGCCATCCTGCAGGCGCTCGGCAATGGCCCGCTGATCTTCAATCTCGGCCACGGCATCACGCCGCAGGCCGATCCCGAAAACGTCACGCGGCTCGTGGCACGCGTGCGCGGGGAAGCGCAATGA
- a CDS encoding pyruvate, water dikinase regulatory protein: MESTKNYFHLHLISDSTGETLIAAGRAAAAQFQSSQALEHVYPLVRNRKQLMPVLDAIDGAPGIVLYTVVDRELSEIIDQRCREMGVPCVSVLEPVIEIFQSYLGAPSRRRVGAQHVMNAEYFARIEALNFTMDHDDGQLPADLDEADVILIGISRTSKTPTSIYLANRGIKTANVPIVLGVPLPERLSAATKPLIVGLIATTDRIAQVRQNRILGQTQEFRGDDYIDRAQISEELKYARAICARNNWPVIDVTRRSIEETAAAIVALRPKLR, translated from the coding sequence GTGGAAAGCACCAAAAACTACTTTCATCTGCACCTCATTTCGGACTCGACGGGCGAGACTCTCATTGCTGCCGGGCGGGCCGCCGCGGCACAGTTCCAGTCTTCCCAGGCGCTGGAGCACGTCTATCCCTTGGTGCGCAATCGCAAGCAGCTGATGCCGGTGCTCGATGCCATCGACGGGGCGCCGGGCATCGTGCTCTATACGGTCGTCGACCGGGAACTGTCGGAGATCATCGACCAGCGCTGCCGCGAAATGGGGGTGCCATGCGTTTCCGTGCTGGAGCCGGTGATCGAGATCTTCCAGTCCTATCTCGGCGCCCCCTCGCGCCGGCGGGTCGGGGCGCAGCATGTGATGAACGCGGAATATTTCGCGCGCATCGAGGCGCTGAATTTCACGATGGATCATGACGACGGCCAGTTGCCGGCCGATCTCGACGAGGCGGATGTCATCCTTATCGGCATCAGCCGCACCTCGAAGACGCCGACCAGCATCTATCTCGCCAATCGCGGCATCAAGACCGCCAATGTGCCCATCGTGCTCGGCGTGCCGCTGCCGGAACGGCTGTCGGCGGCGACGAAACCGCTGATCGTCGGCCTCATCGCCACGACCGACCGCATCGCCCAGGTCCGGCAGAACCGGATATTGGGTCAGACACAGGAGTTTCGCGGCGACGACTATATCGACAGGGCACAGATTTCCGAGGAGCTGAAATATGCCCGCGCCATCTGCGCGCGTAACAACTGGCCGGTGATCGATGTCACCCGCCGCTCCATCGAGGAAACGGCCGCCGCCATCGTTGCTCTTCGCCCCAAGCTTCGTTAA
- a CDS encoding Maf-like protein, protein MTPLILASQSPFRRMLMENAGLAFEARAAEIDERAAEAALAARNPTPPDVAEALAIEKAKDVAGRNPGALVIGSDQTLSLEGRVFHKPADMAEAKSHLMAMSGRTHALNCGIALVRDGETLWTHVSIARLTMRPLSEGFIDRHLARVGTRVLASVGAYQLEGEGVQLFERIDGDYFTILGLPLLPLLAKLRDLGAIDA, encoded by the coding sequence ATGACGCCGCTGATCCTTGCCTCGCAAAGCCCCTTCCGCCGCATGCTGATGGAAAATGCCGGCCTTGCCTTCGAAGCGCGCGCGGCGGAGATCGACGAGCGCGCGGCCGAAGCGGCGCTCGCCGCGCGCAATCCCACCCCGCCGGACGTTGCCGAGGCGTTGGCGATCGAGAAGGCGAAGGATGTGGCAGGCCGCAATCCGGGCGCACTCGTCATCGGTTCGGACCAGACCCTCTCGCTTGAGGGCCGGGTGTTTCACAAGCCGGCCGACATGGCGGAAGCGAAATCCCACCTCATGGCGATGTCGGGCCGCACCCATGCCCTGAACTGCGGCATCGCGCTGGTGCGCGACGGCGAAACTCTGTGGACCCACGTCTCCATCGCGCGGCTGACGATGCGGCCGCTTTCGGAAGGGTTCATCGACCGGCATCTTGCCCGCGTCGGCACACGCGTTCTCGCCAGCGTCGGCGCCTACCAGCTGGAGGGGGAGGGCGTGCAGCTCTTCGAGCGGATCGACGGCGACTATTTCACCATTCTCGGCCTGCCGCTTCTTCCGCTGCTGGCTAAACTTCGCGATCTCGGTGCCATCGATGCATGA
- a CDS encoding shikimate dehydrogenase: MHDSRETSARHAFVTGYPVKHSRSPLIHGHWLEKLGLAGSYTRQEVSPEDFAGFISRLKSGESGFVGGNVTIPHKETAYRLADRPDALSEELGASNTLWLEGGRLCATNTDGYGFLANLDAAAPGWNRTDRAVILGAGGASRAIIQAVRDRGVGEIHVVNRTVARAQELADRFGPKVHAHGMEALAEVTKEAGLFVNTTSLGMDGEAAPDFDFSPLASDAVVTDIVYVPLVAPILRQASAQGFATVDGLGMLLHQAVPGFEKWFGVRPTVDAALRNLILADMETH; the protein is encoded by the coding sequence ATGCATGATTCACGTGAAACATCCGCCCGCCATGCCTTCGTCACCGGCTATCCGGTCAAGCATTCGCGTTCGCCGCTGATCCATGGCCACTGGCTGGAAAAGCTGGGGCTTGCGGGATCCTATACGCGGCAGGAGGTTTCCCCTGAAGATTTCGCCGGCTTCATTTCTCGCCTGAAGAGCGGTGAATCCGGCTTCGTCGGCGGCAATGTCACCATCCCCCACAAGGAAACGGCCTACAGGCTGGCCGACCGGCCGGATGCCCTCAGCGAGGAGCTCGGCGCGTCGAACACCCTCTGGCTGGAAGGCGGCCGGCTTTGCGCCACCAATACCGACGGCTACGGCTTCCTCGCCAATCTCGACGCGGCGGCGCCCGGCTGGAACCGGACGGACCGGGCCGTGATCCTCGGGGCAGGGGGGGCGAGCCGCGCGATCATCCAGGCCGTGCGCGATCGCGGCGTCGGCGAGATCCATGTGGTGAACCGCACCGTCGCCCGCGCGCAGGAACTGGCCGACCGCTTCGGGCCGAAGGTGCATGCCCATGGCATGGAAGCCCTTGCCGAAGTCACGAAGGAAGCCGGCCTCTTCGTCAACACCACCTCGCTCGGCATGGACGGCGAGGCGGCGCCGGACTTCGATTTCTCGCCGCTCGCAAGCGATGCGGTGGTCACGGACATAGTCTATGTGCCGTTGGTGGCGCCGATCCTTCGCCAGGCGTCCGCGCAGGGCTTTGCCACGGTCGACGGTCTCGGCATGCTCCTGCATCAGGCAGTGCCCGGTTTCGAGAAATGGTTCGGCGTCCGGCCCACGGTCGATGCCGCGCTACGTAACCTCATCCTCGCGGACATGGAGACACATTGA
- the coaE gene encoding dephospho-CoA kinase (Dephospho-CoA kinase (CoaE) performs the final step in coenzyme A biosynthesis.), with amino-acid sequence MIVLGLTGSIGTGKSTTAAMFRDFGVPVHDADATVHDLYRAEAVAPVAALFPEALENGIIDRKALSAVLARSPERFGELEAVIHPLVRARETAFLDAERRNGAPLVLLDIPLLYETGGEKRVDKVVVVTCDPQVQRERVLARPGMTEEKFQLILSRQMPDAEKRRRADFIIDTGRGLDAAREQVEEIIAKLTKRRD; translated from the coding sequence ATGATCGTTCTCGGCCTCACCGGATCGATCGGAACCGGCAAGTCGACGACGGCCGCGATGTTCCGCGATTTCGGCGTGCCGGTGCACGATGCCGATGCGACGGTGCACGATCTCTACCGCGCCGAGGCGGTGGCGCCGGTGGCCGCGCTCTTCCCGGAAGCACTGGAGAACGGCATCATCGACCGCAAGGCGCTTTCCGCCGTTCTCGCACGATCCCCGGAACGGTTCGGCGAACTGGAGGCGGTCATCCATCCGCTTGTCCGGGCACGGGAAACGGCCTTTCTCGATGCCGAGCGCCGGAATGGCGCGCCGCTCGTTCTGCTCGATATCCCGCTTCTCTATGAAACGGGCGGTGAAAAGCGGGTGGACAAGGTCGTCGTCGTCACCTGCGATCCGCAGGTTCAGCGGGAGCGCGTCCTTGCGCGGCCGGGCATGACGGAGGAGAAATTCCAGCTCATCCTCTCGCGCCAGATGCCGGATGCGGAAAAGCGGCGGCGGGCCGATTTCATCATCGATACGGGCCGGGGGCTTGATGCGGCGCGCGAACAGGTGGAAGAGATAATCGCAAAACTGACGAAACGGCGGGACTGA
- the dnaQ gene encoding DNA polymerase III subunit epsilon yields the protein MREIIFDTETTGLDNKLDRVIEIGGVELENHFPTGRTLHIFINPGDRKVHPDALAVHGITDEFLQDKRPFAEVAQEIVEFFGDARWVAHNANFDMGFINAEFDRIGLPPVSSDRVTDTLALARRKHPMGPNSLDALCRRYGIDNSHRTKHGALLDSELLAEVYIEMIGGRQAALGLGSAEMGRQTLVDAEDEVVLPLGVRPRPLPPRISEEERAAHAAMVETMGAKAIWAKYGA from the coding sequence ATGCGCGAGATCATCTTCGATACGGAAACGACCGGCCTCGACAATAAGCTCGACCGTGTCATCGAAATCGGCGGCGTGGAGCTGGAGAACCATTTCCCGACCGGCCGCACGCTGCACATCTTCATCAATCCCGGCGACCGCAAGGTCCATCCGGACGCGCTTGCCGTCCACGGCATCACCGATGAATTCCTGCAGGACAAGCGCCCCTTTGCCGAGGTCGCGCAGGAGATCGTTGAATTCTTCGGCGATGCCCGCTGGGTGGCGCACAATGCCAATTTCGACATGGGCTTCATCAATGCCGAGTTCGACCGGATCGGCCTGCCGCCCGTTTCCTCCGACCGGGTGACCGATACGCTGGCGCTCGCCCGCCGCAAGCATCCGATGGGTCCGAACTCGCTCGATGCGCTGTGCCGGCGCTACGGCATCGACAATTCGCACCGCACCAAGCACGGCGCGCTTCTCGACTCCGAGCTGCTGGCCGAAGTCTATATCGAGATGATCGGCGGCCGGCAGGCGGCGCTCGGCCTCGGCTCGGCTGAGATGGGCCGCCAGACGCTGGTCGATGCGGAAGACGAGGTCGTCCTTCCGCTCGGCGTGCGCCCGCGTCCCCTTCCGCCGCGCATTTCGGAAGAAGAGCGCGCGGCCCATGCGGCCATGGTGGAGACGATGGGCGCCAAGGCGATCTGGGCGAAATACGGCGCCTGA
- the secB gene encoding protein-export chaperone SecB, with protein sequence MTDAVTDNNAASPSLNILAQYVKDFSFENPGAPRSLQARDKAPAINISVNVNANPLAESDFDVILSLNAEAKDGDKVLFNAELAYGGVFRITGFPQEHMLPVLFIECPRLLFPFARQIIADATRNGGFPPLMIDPIDFAQMFAQRMAEEQVKAKVQAN encoded by the coding sequence ATGACCGACGCAGTCACCGACAACAACGCCGCGAGCCCCTCGCTCAACATTCTGGCGCAGTATGTGAAGGACTTCTCCTTCGAGAACCCGGGTGCTCCGCGTTCGCTGCAGGCCCGTGACAAGGCGCCGGCGATCAATATCAGCGTCAACGTCAATGCCAACCCGCTCGCCGAATCGGACTTCGACGTCATCCTTTCGCTGAACGCGGAAGCCAAGGACGGCGACAAGGTGCTGTTCAATGCCGAACTCGCCTATGGCGGCGTCTTCCGCATCACGGGCTTCCCGCAGGAGCACATGTTGCCGGTTCTCTTCATCGAGTGCCCGCGCCTGCTCTTCCCCTTCGCCCGCCAGATCATCGCCGACGCCACCCGCAACGGCGGCTTCCCGCCGCTGATGATCGATCCGATCGATTTCGCGCAGATGTTCGCCCAGCGCATGGCCGAAGAACAGGTCAAGGCGAAGGTCCAGGCCAACTAA
- a CDS encoding FxsA family protein gives MSRRLIPLVLLLLPLAEIACFILVGRRIGLFPTLSLVVLSAVAGIVLMRVQGFGVIARLRQSGQEGRAPGKEVLDAAMIMIAGILLFIPGFLTDILGLALFLPPVRNFLWNRLIRNVVVVDIGGTGPSPRPETGPRRTIDLDEGDFHRDEPR, from the coding sequence ATGTCGCGACGTCTCATTCCCCTTGTCCTTCTTCTGCTGCCGCTGGCGGAAATCGCCTGTTTCATCCTCGTCGGGCGGCGGATCGGTCTCTTCCCTACCCTGTCGCTGGTCGTGCTCTCGGCCGTCGCCGGCATCGTGCTGATGCGGGTGCAGGGCTTCGGCGTCATCGCCCGGCTCCGGCAATCCGGCCAGGAAGGCCGCGCGCCCGGCAAGGAGGTGCTCGATGCGGCGATGATCATGATCGCCGGGATCCTGCTCTTCATTCCAGGCTTCCTCACCGACATTCTCGGCCTTGCGCTCTTCCTGCCGCCGGTGCGCAATTTTCTCTGGAACCGGCTGATCCGCAATGTCGTTGTGGTCGATATCGGCGGAACGGGCCCAAGCCCACGCCCCGAGACGGGACCGCGCCGCACGATCGACCTCGACGAAGGCGACTTCCATCGCGACGAACCGCGCTGA
- a CDS encoding Tim44/TimA family putative adaptor protein, producing MGSFDFVTIFFLVAAVVIFLQLRSVLGRRTGSERPPFDPYSKRETVGETDSPDRGKVVTLPRRDADEEENPFAAVDGFAAPGTPLNDQLRALVKTDPAFNPKEFVAGARMAYEMIVVAFADGDRKTLKNLLSREVFEGFDAAISEREAKGEVVRSSFVGIEKADIVSAEVKDSEANITLRIVSQLISATYDKAGALVEGDAETVAEVNDLWTFARDIRSRDPNWKLIATESEG from the coding sequence ATGGGCTCATTCGACTTTGTAACGATTTTCTTCCTCGTGGCTGCGGTGGTCATCTTCCTGCAATTGCGCAGCGTGCTTGGCCGCCGCACCGGCAGCGAGCGTCCGCCCTTCGACCCCTATTCGAAGCGCGAGACCGTGGGCGAGACTGATTCGCCCGACCGCGGCAAGGTCGTCACGCTGCCGCGCCGCGATGCCGACGAGGAGGAAAATCCCTTTGCCGCCGTCGACGGCTTCGCCGCGCCGGGCACCCCCCTCAACGATCAGCTGCGTGCCCTCGTCAAGACGGACCCCGCCTTCAACCCGAAGGAATTCGTCGCCGGCGCCCGCATGGCCTACGAGATGATCGTCGTCGCCTTTGCCGACGGCGACCGCAAGACGCTGAAGAACCTCCTGTCACGCGAGGTCTTCGAGGGCTTTGACGCCGCCATCTCCGAGCGCGAGGCCAAGGGCGAGGTCGTGCGCTCCAGCTTCGTCGGCATCGAGAAGGCCGACATCGTCTCCGCCGAGGTCAAGGACAGCGAGGCCAACATCACGCTGCGCATCGTCAGCCAGCTGATTTCCGCCACCTATGACAAGGCCGGCGCGCTGGTCGAGGGCGACGCGGAAACGGTGGCCGAGGTCAACGACCTGTGGACCTTCGCCCGCGACATCCGATCGCGCGACCCGAACTGGAAGCTGATCGCAACCGAGTCGGAAGGCTGA
- a CDS encoding murein transglycosylase A gives MDYRLVPARFSALPGWDEDDPTPLLAAMGRCRDHIRTVKPYKTGSLGITAGELLALLDAAADEKPEGAAAVRAFFEAHCVPFRIEKADGTAGFVTAFYEPEVAVKAEPDADYRYPFYRRPDDLVDIDDANRPAGFPEGYAFGLAKDGAVVEHPDRGEIERGCLKGRGLEIAYARSKVDVFFAHVQGAARLVYPDGAMKRITYAAKSGHPFSAIGKLLIDRGEIDPATVSMASIRDWLARHEDQVDAVLWHNRSFIFFKEAAVDDAALGPIAAAKVPLVAGRSLAVDRLIHTFGLPFFITSDSLTHMDGGKPFRRLMLALDTGTAIVGPARGDIFTGSGDAAGALAGHVRNAATFHILIPRAAAERYLHAEG, from the coding sequence ATGGATTACCGTCTGGTCCCGGCCCGGTTTTCGGCGCTTCCCGGCTGGGACGAGGACGATCCGACCCCCTTGCTTGCGGCCATGGGCCGCTGCCGCGATCATATCCGCACTGTAAAGCCCTACAAGACAGGCTCGCTTGGCATCACCGCCGGCGAGCTTCTGGCGCTTCTGGACGCTGCCGCGGATGAAAAGCCCGAGGGCGCTGCCGCCGTGCGCGCCTTCTTCGAAGCCCATTGCGTGCCCTTCCGCATCGAGAAGGCGGATGGCACTGCCGGCTTCGTCACGGCCTTCTACGAGCCCGAGGTCGCCGTGAAGGCCGAGCCGGATGCCGACTATCGCTATCCCTTCTACCGCCGGCCCGATGATCTGGTCGACATCGACGACGCCAATCGCCCCGCCGGCTTCCCCGAGGGCTACGCCTTCGGCCTTGCGAAGGACGGCGCCGTCGTCGAGCATCCAGACCGCGGCGAGATCGAGCGCGGCTGTCTGAAGGGCCGCGGGCTGGAAATCGCCTATGCACGCTCGAAGGTGGATGTGTTCTTCGCCCATGTTCAGGGCGCCGCGCGGCTCGTCTATCCCGACGGAGCGATGAAGCGCATCACCTATGCGGCCAAGTCCGGCCACCCGTTCTCGGCCATCGGCAAGCTCCTGATCGACCGCGGCGAGATCGACCCCGCGACCGTCTCCATGGCCTCGATCCGCGACTGGCTGGCGCGGCACGAGGACCAGGTGGACGCGGTGCTCTGGCACAATCGTTCCTTCATCTTCTTCAAGGAAGCGGCGGTGGACGATGCCGCGCTCGGCCCCATCGCCGCCGCCAAGGTACCGCTGGTCGCCGGCCGCTCGCTCGCGGTCGACCGGCTGATCCACACCTTCGGCCTGCCCTTCTTCATTACGAGCGACAGCCTCACCCATATGGACGGCGGAAAACCTTTCCGCAGGCTGATGCTGGCGCTCGACACGGGAACGGCCATCGTCGGCCCGGCGCGCGGCGATATCTTCACCGGCTCGGGCGATGCGGCGGGCGCACTCGCCGGCCATGTGCGCAATGCCGCGACCTTCCACATCCTCATCCCCAGGGCGGCGGCGGAGCGCTACCTCCATGCCGAAGGATAA
- a CDS encoding helix-turn-helix domain-containing protein, translating to MTTPFGKAVRHLRDRKGVSQKEMALALGVSPAYLSALEHGKRGMPSFDFLQRVAGYFNVIWDEAEELFRIAEISDPRVVVDTAGLPPEYTAFANRLAAEIAGLPPETVRRLAGILEKACNSRVKPG from the coding sequence ATGACGACGCCCTTCGGCAAGGCCGTGCGGCACCTGCGTGACCGCAAGGGCGTCTCGCAGAAGGAGATGGCGCTGGCGCTCGGCGTCAGCCCGGCCTATCTCTCGGCGCTGGAGCACGGCAAGCGCGGCATGCCCAGCTTCGATTTCCTCCAGCGCGTCGCCGGCTACTTCAACGTCATCTGGGACGAGGCCGAGGAACTCTTCCGTATCGCGGAGATTTCAGACCCCCGCGTGGTGGTCGACACGGCCGGTCTTCCGCCGGAATACACGGCCTTCGCCAACCGGCTCGCGGCCGAAATCGCCGGCCTGCCGCCCGAGACCGTGCGCCGCCTTGCCGGCATTCTCGAAAAAGCATGCAATTCACGGGTAAAACCGGGGTGA